One Hippoglossus hippoglossus isolate fHipHip1 chromosome 13, fHipHip1.pri, whole genome shotgun sequence genomic window carries:
- the LOC117772554 gene encoding LOW QUALITY PROTEIN: zinc finger BED domain-containing protein 5-like (The sequence of the model RefSeq protein was modified relative to this genomic sequence to represent the inferred CDS: substituted 1 base at 1 genomic stop codon) produces MDKFLIRKSQATDAPVAKKPTLRKYDESYLQFGFTITGTTEQRPQCVLCAEVLANDSMKPCKLKRHLDTKHPDLKEKPVDFFKRDGLQQQQTTISKHSTVSKQCLEASYVVAHRIAKLGKPHTIAETLILPAAQDMCRIMIGESAAAKLSAIPMSNDTVSRRISEMSSDIKEQLIHYIQISPXYALQLDESTDIAGQAQLLTYVRYVREKEIEEDILFCRPLQTRTTGEAIFNVLDSFIQDSGFGWGKCIGLCTDGARSMTGRERGLVARVQQVAPLVQWTHCMVHREALAAKKMPPLFESVLHQAVKIINHIKARP; encoded by the coding sequence aTGGACAAGTTTCTGATTCGTAAAAGTCAGGCAACCGATGCGCCAGTTGCGAAGAAGCCAACGCTTCGCAAATATGACGAGAGCTATTTGCAGTTTGGTTTCACCATCACTGGCACGACTGAGCAacgtcctcagtgtgttttgtgtgccgAGGTGCTGGCAAATGACAGCATGAAGccatgcaaattaaaaaggcaCCTCGACACCAAACACCCTGACTTGAAAGAGAAGCCTGTGGACTTCTTTAAACGTGATGGCCTCCAGCAACAACAAACCACCATCTCCAAGCATAGCACTGTCTCCAAGCAGTGTCTGGAGGCATCGTATGTAGTTGCTCATAGAATTGCTAAGCTTGGCAAACCCCATACAATTGCCGAAACACTGATTTTGCCGGCCGCGCAAGACATGTGTAGAATAATGATAGGAGAGAGTGCAGCTGCTAAACTCAGCGCAATACCTATGTCAAATGACACTGTGTCACGCCGAATATCAGAAATGTCTAGTGATATCAAAGAGCAACTAATACACTACATTCAAATCAGTCCTTAATATGCACTGCAGCTGGACGAATCCACTGACATCGCTGGACAGGCCCAGCTTCTCACTTACGTCAGGTATGTGCGGGAAAAGGAAATTGAGGAGGACATCCTGTTTTGCCGGCCTCTTCAGACCCGTACAACAGGGGAGGCAATCTTTAATGTCCTTGACTCGTTCATCCAAGACAGTGGTTTTGGCTGGGGAAAGTGTATTGGCCTCTGCACAGATGGAGCGCGGTCGATGACAGGGCGTGAGCGTGGCCTCGTAGCTCGCGTCCAGCAAGTTGCTCCACTTGTGCAATGGACACACTGCATGGTCCATCGCGAGGCACTTGCTGCCAAGAAAATGCCACCGCTCTTCGAGTCAGTGCTTCACCAGGCCGTGAAAATAATTAACCATATTAAAGCTCGTCCa